The Opitutales bacterium genome contains the following window.
TGGCGGTTCGAAGACCTCGATTGTTCAATCTCAGCGTCCTGAAGTGAATCCATGTCATCAAACAGTCCGCTGATGAGTGTCTCGTTTTTCTCGAAATCGACCAGAGTCGGAAGTGTGAACGCTCCGCCGATCAGGAGAATAAGACCGAAGACACCTGGCACTGCGAGTCCAGCCAGCCCCTCGCCGCTGGCACGCCAGTGCTGCCAGCCCTGTCCAAAGGCGGTTACCAATACGATAACGGTAACCGCACCCGCGAGCAGCATTCCGCCTTTTGAATCCGTCTGATAGACCGCGGCAAAGTTGAGCAGCGCCAGCAACGGGCAGATTAAATGGGGTCCCGACTTCAGTCCGCGAACACGTGTCTGGCGTAAGTGATAAAAATACAATACGCCGCAGAGCGCGATGGTCAGATAATGAAAAGCGGCGGCGTGATTTTTATAATAGAAGGTGCCGAAAAAAGATCGGTTGATCGAATCGAAAACCCAGAGGATTTTTTTTGAACCCGTCAACTCGACCAAACTGCCTACAAACGCCACAGCACTGCCATTGAGTACGGCAATCCAGACGAGACGGATCCAACTCCTACGATCCTGCAAGCCACCACGCAGCCCTACGAAAGCTAGCCACGTCGCACTGATCATCGCCAGATTCCTCCAAGGAGAGCCTTGATACCAGGACGCATTCACTCCTGTTGGTAGCCATTCGATGTGAGGGCGCGCCTCTATTCTGCGGCTCAGATCCTGAGCCACAATCGCGTCGTAACTTGGATTGAGAGCCTGAATCAAGGTGTAGAGGGTTACAAACAAGCCGCCCCAGAAAAAGCCGGTCCGCACCGTACGCTTCATGAATGCTCTTGGGTCGGGCCAGAGCGCGGCAAAAAAAACAGCGACGCACACTCCAGCAAAAGCAAACCGCGCCCAGTATTGAACACCTCCAAAAGACCAACACATCACCGTGATAGCGATTGCGGCGACGACTTGAAGGGCCCGCGGGTCTGGGTTTGGATTTGGGACAGCGGATCGTTCAATTGTCCGTCTGCGCGACCTTCGAGATGATGAGCTGGATCGGCGATGCTCGGGCATAATCAAGAGTCTGAATCGGCACGCTTAAGTTCGAAAAAAGTGCGGATCAATTCCATACATGCCTTTTCATAGACACCCGATTCCAGCAGGCAGCGGTGATTGATACGCGGCAGTTCGCAAAGATTTGTAGCGCCTCCTAGGCAGCCCATCTTGGGATCAGACACGGCGTAGACGACGCGGCCCATGCGGCTCATAATGACGGCGCCAGAGCACATGGGGCAGGGTTCCTTGGTGACATACAAGGTGCAGCTGTTCAGTCGCCAGTCTCCCAGTGCATTCGCTGCCTGCGTGATCGCTAATACCTCAGCATGGCCCGTGGGGTCTTGCATGGTTTCTACCTCATTGTGGGCGGTTGCTATGATTTGGCCATCACACTCAATGACTGCGCCGATGGGTACCTCGTTTTTCTTCCAAGCATCGATCGCAGCATTATAGGCGAGTTTCATGTAAAACTCGTCATCGCG
Protein-coding sequences here:
- a CDS encoding O-antigen ligase family protein: MPEHRRSSSSSRRSRRRTIERSAVPNPNPDPRALQVVAAIAITVMCWSFGGVQYWARFAFAGVCVAVFFAALWPDPRAFMKRTVRTGFFWGGLFVTLYTLIQALNPSYDAIVAQDLSRRIEARPHIEWLPTGVNASWYQGSPWRNLAMISATWLAFVGLRGGLQDRRSWIRLVWIAVLNGSAVAFVGSLVELTGSKKILWVFDSINRSFFGTFYYKNHAAAFHYLTIALCGVLYFYHLRQTRVRGLKSGPHLICPLLALLNFAAVYQTDSKGGMLLAGAVTVIVLVTAFGQGWQHWRASGEGLAGLAVPGVFGLILLIGGAFTLPTLVDFEKNETLISGLFDDMDSLQDAEIEQSRSSNRHRFIMMRAFGEMLMETPFWGVGAGCFEHFSREYSIRYPDIYYARYDRKAGGWVTYIWVDAHSDWIEFAIEYGWGAFALILFTLGCCIWEPLRNLSDFRLSWVPAAAGAGAFAFHAVWEFVFQAPTLVFFFTLVLSTPLFLRRRVRA
- a CDS encoding nucleoside deaminase, with the protein product MPKSAPPCPFEKVYPNQLIRDDEFYMKLAYNAAIDAWKKNEVPIGAVIECDGQIIATAHNEVETMQDPTGHAEVLAITQAANALGDWRLNSCTLYVTKEPCPMCSGAVIMSRMGRVVYAVSDPKMGCLGGATNLCELPRINHRCLLESGVYEKACMELIRTFFELKRADSDS